Proteins encoded within one genomic window of Bombus vancouverensis nearcticus chromosome 4, iyBomVanc1_principal, whole genome shotgun sequence:
- the EndoA gene encoding SH3 domain containing GRB2 like, endophilin-A isoform X6, with amino-acid sequence MAFAGLKKQINKANQYMTEKMGGAEGTKLDVDFMDMERKTDVTYELVEELQMKTKEFLQPNPTARAKMAAVKGISKLSGQAKASTYPQPEGVLGDCMLIYGKKLGEDSIFAQALVEMGEAMKQMADVKYSLDDNIKQNFLEPLHHLQTKDLKEVMHHRKKLQGRRLDFDCKRRRQAKGSHVSDDEIRQAEEKFAESLHLAQLGMFNLLENDVEQVAQLATFSEGLLEYHQQCTEILRTLTETLLEKKDEAANKPKMEFIPKTLADLHVDALPTSDAMNGASRAGSPIHGDGKRSQLELFPAGNPPQSANASPLPSPSKSPARTPMTRQPCCTALYDFEAENPGELGFKENDTITLTKKIDENWFEGSLNGRTGYFPVTYVQVVVPLP; translated from the exons TATATGACAGAGAAGATGGGCGGAGCGGAAGGAACAAAACTCGACGTTGACTTCATGGATATGGAGAGG AAAACGGATGTCACGTATGAGCTGGTGGAGGAGTTACAAATGAAAACGAAAGAGTTCCTTCAGCCAAATCCAACTGCAAGAGCGAAGATGGCCGCGGTCAAGGGCATCAGTAAGCTCAGCGGTCAGGCAAAAGCCTCGACTTACCCCCAACCAGAAGGTGTTCTCGGCGATTGCATGCTTATTTATGGAAAGAAATTGGGAGAGGATAGTATTTTCG CTCAGGCTCTGGTTGAAATGGGCGAGGCGATGAAGCAGATGGCGGACGTGAAATATTCTCTGGACGACAACATTAAACAAAACTTCCTGGAGCCTCTGCACCATTTgcagaccaaagacttgaaagAAGTGATG CATCACCGGAAAAAGCTTCAGGGACGAAGGCTGGACTTCGATTGCAAGCGGAGACGTCAAGCGAAAG GTTCTCACGTTTCAGACGACGAAATTCGTCAAGCAGAAGAGAAATTTGCAGAGAGTCTCCATCTGGCACAATTGGGCATGTTCAACCTTTTGGAGAATGAT GTTGAACAAGTGGCACAGTTGGCAACATTCAGTGAAGGTCTCCTGGAGTACCATCAGCAGTGTACTGAGATTCTAAGAACACTAACAGAGACACTTTTGGAGAA GAAAGACGAGGCAGCGAACAAACCAAAAATGGAATTCATACCGAAGACATTGGCTGATTTACACGTCGATGCATTACCTACATCGGATGCTATGAACG GGGCAAGTCGAGCCGGGTCTCCGATTCATGGGGATGGGAAGCGCTCGCAGCTTGAGCTATTTCCAGCCGGAAACCCGCCACAATCTGCCAATG CTTCGCCCTTGCCATCACCGAGCAAATCGCCAGCCAGGACTCCGATGACAAGACAACCTTGCTGTACAGCTTTGTACGATTTCGAGGCAGAAAATCCTGGAGAACTCGGCTTTAaa GAAAATGATACGATCACTTTGACCAAAAAGATTGACGAGAACTGGTTCGAGGGTAGCCTGAACGGTCGTACGGGTTATTTCCCAGTAACTTACGTGCAAGTCGTAGTGCCATTACCTTAA